The segment GCCAGGGCCAGCGCGTGGCCCGCTTCGGCCGCGATCTGCGCGGTGCAGGCGACGGCCGCCGAGCCATCAATGTCGGCCACCACCACTCTGCCGCCCTCGCGCGCGATGGCGAGGGCGCATGCCTTGCCGATGCCGGCGCCGGCGCCGGTCACCACGGCCACCTTGCCTTCAAACCGTCCTCCTGGGTTGCGTTGGTCTTTCGCGGCATGCCGCTCAGCCTGCGCCGGAGAAGGCGCAGGGTCGGCGCTGGCGCGCTCGCCAGCGTCGCTTTCGATGACCCGAATGGCGGCGACCGGACACTGGCTGGCCGCGAGCCGCGCGGCGGCGTGCAGCGCCTGCGGGACCGTCGCCACGCACACTTCCGCCACGCCGTCCGGTTCGCGCTGGCGAAAGGTGCCCGGCAGCGTCAGCACACACTGCCCGGTGGTTCCGCATAGATCCTGATCGATCACGACGCGCATCTCAGCCCCCCTGAGCATGCAGTCGCACCGGCAGCGCGCGGAACGTCCTGAGGAACGCGGATGGCTCCCGGGTCGGCTGCTCGGCCAATGCCAGCGTGGGGAAGCGCGCCTCGATCCGCGGCAGGCTCTCGGCCAACTGCACCCGGGCCAGTTGCGCACCGAGGCAGAAGTGGATGCCGTGGCCAAAGCTCAGCATGATCTTCCCGTCGGTCGACATGCCAGGAGTGGTGCCGTAGAACCGCGCGGGATCGAAGCGGTCGGGATCGGAGAAGGCGTCCGGGTCGCGATTGCCGGCCGCGATCAGCACGCGCACGTCCGCGTTCTTCGGGATCACCACGCCGCCCAGTTCGATGTCGCGCTGGGCGATACGCGGGATGGAGCTGAACATGGCAGGCGCGTCGCAGCGCAGGACTTCTTCGACGAATGCCTTCACCCCCACGGCGTCTCCCTGCAGCCAGTGCCGCTGTTCGGGATACGCCAGCATCGCTAGGACCGCATGGTCGATGGTCGCAGCAGTGGTGGCGAAGCCGCCCAGCAGCATGCCCCACAGCATGCTGATCAACTCCGCATCCGACAGCGTGTCGGCATCGTCGTCGTGTGCGCCGACCACCATCGACACGATGTCGTTGCGGGGATCGGTGCGCTTGCGCTGTATGAGGTCGCCGAAGTAGGCCTGCACCCTCGCGCTGGCCGCGTCCGCCTCGGCGAGCTGGGGATCGCTGGCGTGTGGGCTCAGGCCTTCCAGAATGGCGCCGATGCCGGCGGCGAGCCCGAACATGTCATCCTGGGGCATGCCGAACAGTTCGGCGAAGACCAGAATGGGCACAGCCAGCGCGAATTCCCAATGCAGGTCCACCGCCTCCCCGCGCTCCAGCGCGGGCGCCATGCCGTCCAGGCGCGCTGCGACGATGCGTGCGATGCTCGGCCGCAGGTTGTCGATCTGGCGTATGGTGAAATCGCGCGAGATCAGCCGGCGCAGACGCGTATGCGTCGGTGGTTCCTTCATCGCTAGCGTGGACGCGAGGAGATTGAGTGACAGGCTGGTCTCCGCACGCGGGAAATAGCGCGCCAGTTCGCCCGGCGCCGGTCCCCGAAACACATCGCCCGTGGCCTTGAGCGCCCAGTAGATGTCGGCGTGGCGGCTCAACAGAAAGAGGCCCGACGCCGCACGATGCACCGGATCGTGCTCGCGCAACCACCGCATGAACGTATACGGGTCTTGGATACACGCTGGCGACGCAAGTTCGGCGAAGGCGTCCCGGCATGCTGCCGTGGTTTCTTGCACGTCCATCTTGGTTACCTGTTGGCTGGCTGATCTGACCGGCGCGCGCTGGGCGCGCCGGCAAATTGCGGAGTAGATCGCGATTCCGGGCGGCGTCCGCGCGTCACCAGAGCACCGGGAACTCCTCGAACCCGCCAGTGATGATCTCCTTGCGCAACTTCAGTTCTTCGGGCGCCACGGCCAGGCGCAGCGCGGGAAAGCGCTGGAAGATCGAGCCGACCACCACCTTGAGTTCCAGCCTGGCCAGCGCCATGCCGATGCAGTAGTGCGGCCCGTGCGAAAACGTCAGGTGCGGATTTTCGTCGCGTCCGATGTCGAAGATTTCCGGGTCGTCGAAATGGCGCGGATCGAACGACGTCGCCGGCAGGCCGACCAGCACCTTGCTCTCCGCGGGAATATGCACGCCCGCGATAGTCACGTCGGTCCTCGGATAGCGCATGATGCCGTCCCAGCCCGCGCCCGGCGGGTACATGCGCAGGATTTCCTCCACCGCCTTGTCCACCAGGGATGGATCGCCGACTAGGCGTTCGCGCTGTTGCGGATGGCGGAACATGGCCAGCAGGCCGAATTCGATCTGCGCGACGGTGCTCTCGTGCCCCGCCACCAGCATGCCCGCCGCCAGGCCGATCGCCTCTTCCTCGGTCGCATTGCCCTGCTCGACCGCCGCGAGCAGATCCGTCAGCAGGTTGTCGCCCGGATCCTGGCGCTTGTCCCACATCTTGCCGCGAATGTAGGCGCGCAGTTCTTCCCAGGCCAGGCGCGACGCGCTGCGCGGGCCGCTTTCATGCTGGTGCGTCATCACTTCGTCGGACAGCCCGGCGAAAAAGGCGTGATCCTCGTAGAGCACGCCCATCAGCGCGCTGATGACCATGGCCGGCAGCGGAAAGGAGAGGTGGCGCCTCAGGTCGGCGGGCTGGGGCTGGGCCGCCAGCGTCTCGAACAACTGCGCGGCGATCGCCTCGACCTGCTGCGCGAGCACCTTCACCCTGCGGTTGCTGAAGGCCGGCGCCACGATCGTGCGTAACCGGGCATGCTCGCCCCCCTCGTGCGAGACAAGCCACCCCGGCGAACCGAGAATCACCGAATCCGGGGTGAATGCCGCCGGCGGCATTCCCGCGGGCCGGAACGCCGCGTCGGACAGCGCCGCCTTGGCCTCGTCGTAGCCTGTCACCCACCAGCCTTCGTGCCCGGACGGGAAGCGTACGTGGTGGATCGGACCGTTGGCGCGTAGCGCCAACATCTCAGGCGAGGGCTCGATGTGATCGACGCGCCACATCGGCAGCGTCGGCAAGGGTTGTTCGGACATGGTGGCACTTCACTCTCTAAGCGATGGAAGGGCGGAAGGCGCTGCGGGCAGCGAATGATTACGACGGCACGTAGACGTCCTCCGGGGAGTAGCCCGACTCGATGTCAAGATCGGCCAACGTGTAACTGTCTAGGCATACCGCGCGGCGAGATGCAGAACTTTATCCTGCGCCTTCGAGTTCAGGATTAAGGCGAGTGTGGTGGGCCCTTGAGTCGCAGCCGGCCATCAAGATTTCCTGCGCAAGCGTCGACAAGGTTGGCAGCCTGTTTGGGTACGGGCGGTTTCGCCAAGGCCCCCTTGCCATAGGATGCTATCTGATGCGGATTTGACATTATGCTTTTCTTTCTTCGTTCCATCGATCGCGGTGTCATCCACGAAATGAAGATCGGTCGTCGGCTCCCGGCTCCCAACGAAGGAGTCTCAAAACTCGTGCCAATTTGGCCGACCCAGCAGAAGAAAAACATTGTGATTGCTTTTCAGGGGATTAGCCTGAGGCAGACAAGAGCTCGATGAAATAGCCCGGTGTCGCGGACCCAACAAAGGCGACAAAACAGTGTCGGATAGTATACGGTGGTCAGACGCCAGACCGGCGACACCTTCTTTATTAGTTGTCCTGTCGTGGAATGATGGCAGGCGACCTGACCGTATTGAGCCATAGGAGGGCTCCTGGTTGGCTCAGGGGTCACGTGCTTGCTCCGGGCGCGCTCGAGGCGGCTTGCGGGCTCGTTGCCAATGCAACACAGGCGATCCGCAACACCGCCATCTAGGGCGAAGCCGGCACGGCCCAAGAAGTTCGGCGCTTGGGACGGCAACCTGATGACGGAATGGCATGTCCGCTATGGCGGTCGCGCGTGATGATCTACTGGCATGTCGAAAAGGGCTCGACCTGCATTTTCTCGCAGCTCAAGCGCTGTTCGTCTTCGGAGGTCGCGGCGATGACCAAGGTCTTGCTGCGACATTACACCAACGTGGAGATCCAGCGCTTATATGTCGGCAGCCATGGCCAGAGCGCCCTCGGCGTCCCTTTTGCCGCCTGCTCGGGTTCAACCTGCCGCCACGCCTGAGGGCGATCGCCTGGCAGAAGCTGGCGCTGCCAGGCCTGCGCGCTGAATTGCCAAATGCTTCCCATTCTTTCCAAGGTCCTCACTTGGGAGGAGGTCGAGCAGCAGTATGGCCACAGTCAATCTGGGCCGGCCAGAACGACATCGGAATAGTCCGGCCGGCACCGTAAAGTTAACCGACGGCTGATGAAGATGTGCGAACATGGGCCATGTCAGAAGTTGCTCGTGATCCGCTTTATCGTCGCCACCGCTTTCCCGCCGAGATCATTGCGCACGCGGTATGGCTCTACTTTCGCTTTCCGCTCAGCCTGCGCATGGACATGTTGGCGGCCCGCGGCATCATGGTCACGCATCAGACCATTCGAAGCTGGGCGGAGAAATTCGGGCGGCATTTCGCCCGGGAGATCAAGCGACGGTCAGCCGGCTGCCTGGGCGACAAATGGCATCTCGACGAATGTGTGGTGGCCATCAATGGCAAGAAGCAGTGGCTCTGGCGTGCCGTCGATCAGGACGGCTTGGTCCTCGAAGTGCTGGTGCAAAGCCGCCGAAATGCCAAGGCGGCAAAGCGTCTGATGCGCAAGTTGCTGAAGGCTCAAGGGCGGACACCACGAGTCATGATCACCGACAAGCTCCGGTCCTATGATGCCGCCAGGCGCGACCTCATGCCCGGTGTCGAACACCGGTCGCACAAAGGCCTCAATAATCGAGCGGAAAATTCGCACCAGCCGACCCGACGACGCGAAAGGACCATGAAACGCTTCAAGTCGGCACGCCAGCTTCAGCGGTTCGTTTCCATCCATGATCCGATTGCCAACCTGTTCCACTTTCCCCGCAATACGCTGTCATCGGCTCAACATCGAGACCTGCGTAACGCCGCCATGCAAATCTGGAACAAAATCGCGTGTCTCGCCGCAGCGTGACAGCCGTCCCGGCCAGCTATCGCTGCATCAATCCGCTGATAACTTTACAGTGCCGTGGGATATATTAGAAAGCGACTGAGCGTCGGCCCCCGTGGGGCACAGGTATGCGTGCAGGGCCTTCAGACATGGGCCCGCGTTCTGTTTATCGTTTTTGCGGGGTGGGACAAACCTGACGTTAGCTTGTTCATAGAACGGCTTGCGCTCGTCCATGAGTTGGGGAACCGTCTGATCCCGGTCGGAGCCCCGCAGCAGCGGGCGGGTGGTATCGTTCCTGAGGCGGCGTCGTAGCACCCGCGGGTCGGTATTTATCCAGATCGAGACCGCTTTGTCGGCGATGAGTCGCCGGGTCTGCTCATCGTTCAACGAGCCGCCACCGGTCGCGATGACCGCGGGCCCTTGCTCGAGCACACGCGCGATTGCCTCCGCCTCAAGCTTCCTAAAATAGCCCTCGCCATTTGTATTGAATATCTGCGTTATCGATTTCCCGGTCTGCTTCTGAATTTCTTGGTCGGTATCGATGAAGCGCAGCCCC is part of the Mesorhizobium sp. L-2-11 genome and harbors:
- a CDS encoding IS6 family transposase, which encodes MSEVARDPLYRRHRFPAEIIAHAVWLYFRFPLSLRMDMLAARGIMVTHQTIRSWAEKFGRHFAREIKRRSAGCLGDKWHLDECVVAINGKKQWLWRAVDQDGLVLEVLVQSRRNAKAAKRLMRKLLKAQGRTPRVMITDKLRSYDAARRDLMPGVEHRSHKGLNNRAENSHQPTRRRERTMKRFKSARQLQRFVSIHDPIANLFHFPRNTLSSAQHRDLRNAAMQIWNKIACLAAA
- a CDS encoding cytochrome P450, which produces MSEQPLPTLPMWRVDHIEPSPEMLALRANGPIHHVRFPSGHEGWWVTGYDEAKAALSDAAFRPAGMPPAAFTPDSVILGSPGWLVSHEGGEHARLRTIVAPAFSNRRVKVLAQQVEAIAAQLFETLAAQPQPADLRRHLSFPLPAMVISALMGVLYEDHAFFAGLSDEVMTHQHESGPRSASRLAWEELRAYIRGKMWDKRQDPGDNLLTDLLAAVEQGNATEEEAIGLAAGMLVAGHESTVAQIEFGLLAMFRHPQQRERLVGDPSLVDKAVEEILRMYPPGAGWDGIMRYPRTDVTIAGVHIPAESKVLVGLPATSFDPRHFDDPEIFDIGRDENPHLTFSHGPHYCIGMALARLELKVVVGSIFQRFPALRLAVAPEELKLRKEIITGGFEEFPVLW
- a CDS encoding cytochrome P450 translates to MDVQETTAACRDAFAELASPACIQDPYTFMRWLREHDPVHRAASGLFLLSRHADIYWALKATGDVFRGPAPGELARYFPRAETSLSLNLLASTLAMKEPPTHTRLRRLISRDFTIRQIDNLRPSIARIVAARLDGMAPALERGEAVDLHWEFALAVPILVFAELFGMPQDDMFGLAAGIGAILEGLSPHASDPQLAEADAASARVQAYFGDLIQRKRTDPRNDIVSMVVGAHDDDADTLSDAELISMLWGMLLGGFATTAATIDHAVLAMLAYPEQRHWLQGDAVGVKAFVEEVLRCDAPAMFSSIPRIAQRDIELGGVVIPKNADVRVLIAAGNRDPDAFSDPDRFDPARFYGTTPGMSTDGKIMLSFGHGIHFCLGAQLARVQLAESLPRIEARFPTLALAEQPTREPSAFLRTFRALPVRLHAQGG